Proteins encoded within one genomic window of Bermanella sp. WJH001:
- a CDS encoding glutamine synthetase family protein has translation MEAVARFLKENGITEVESTLPDMTGNARGKFYPTKKFLAEKGGRIPETLLVQTVTGDWASNHDDIVDPTDKDMFLVPDPNTLRVVPWADEPTAQVINDCYTSKGELHPLSSRSVLRRVLALYEKEGLQPVIAPEVEFYLVQPNHDPDYEIKPATGRSGRAENARQSYSIDAVNEFNPVIDTLYSYCHAQGLDVDTLIHESGAAQMEINFLHGDALSLADQVFVFKRTLRETALKHGIYSTFMAKPMQKEPGSSMHIHQSLLDVKTGNNIFANEDGSYSEVFMNYIGGLQKYTGSAISFFAPNVNSYRRFAPEIAAPINMNWGIDNRTAGLRVPEAVAEATRIENRFPGADCNPYLAIAASLACGYLGMKEKLKPTEPTSTSPDDEVEIARTLEEGLRMLEDCPELTDIMGKSFVDAYIGVKRKEFETFHEVISSWEREFLLLNV, from the coding sequence ATGGAAGCCGTTGCTAGGTTTCTTAAAGAAAACGGTATTACTGAGGTAGAATCAACCCTACCTGATATGACAGGTAATGCTCGCGGTAAGTTTTATCCAACCAAAAAATTCCTTGCTGAAAAAGGCGGCCGCATTCCAGAGACCTTATTGGTCCAAACCGTTACCGGTGACTGGGCCAGCAATCACGACGACATCGTTGATCCAACCGATAAAGACATGTTTTTAGTCCCCGACCCAAATACACTTAGGGTTGTACCATGGGCAGATGAACCCACTGCACAGGTAATTAACGACTGCTACACCAGTAAAGGCGAGTTACACCCATTATCTAGCCGCTCGGTATTACGTCGTGTTCTTGCTCTTTATGAAAAAGAAGGATTACAACCGGTTATCGCACCTGAGGTTGAATTTTACCTTGTTCAACCAAACCATGACCCTGATTACGAAATAAAACCTGCCACCGGTCGCTCTGGTCGCGCTGAAAATGCTCGCCAATCTTATAGCATTGATGCTGTAAATGAGTTTAATCCTGTGATCGATACGCTTTATTCTTATTGTCATGCTCAAGGCCTAGACGTTGACACACTGATTCATGAATCAGGTGCTGCACAAATGGAGATCAACTTTCTTCATGGTGATGCCCTAAGTCTTGCTGACCAAGTATTTGTATTCAAACGCACACTTCGTGAAACCGCTCTTAAACACGGTATCTATTCAACCTTTATGGCTAAGCCTATGCAAAAAGAACCGGGTAGTTCTATGCATATTCACCAAAGCCTATTAGATGTGAAAACCGGCAATAATATCTTTGCTAACGAAGATGGCAGTTACAGTGAAGTCTTTATGAATTACATTGGTGGTTTACAAAAATACACTGGCAGTGCCATTAGTTTTTTTGCGCCGAATGTGAACTCTTATCGTCGATTCGCGCCTGAAATTGCCGCACCAATTAATATGAATTGGGGTATTGATAACCGTACAGCAGGTTTACGTGTACCAGAAGCAGTGGCTGAAGCCACACGAATTGAGAACCGTTTCCCAGGTGCCGACTGTAATCCTTATTTAGCCATTGCAGCGAGCTTAGCTTGCGGCTATCTTGGTATGAAAGAAAAACTAAAACCAACAGAACCAACATCAACGTCACCTGATGATGAAGTTGAAATTGCAAGAACCCTTGAAGAAGGTTTACGCATGCTTGAAGACTGCCCTGAATTAACCGACATTATGGGTAAGTCTTTCGTTGATGCTTATATTGGCGTTAAACGCAAAGAGTTTGAAACATTCCATGAAGTAATCAGCTCATGGGAACGTGAGTTTTTACTGTTGAATGTTTAA